A DNA window from Setaria viridis chromosome 2, Setaria_viridis_v4.0, whole genome shotgun sequence contains the following coding sequences:
- the LOC117842432 gene encoding mavicyanin — MGGTSLSSTGAAATLLLVLLAAALRHGTGATEYTVGDSAGWTIGPNYLTWSQKYNFTAGDTLVFNYVAAQHNVYRVTQDAFRTCEPPAANQTMGSWETGRDRVDLPVPGDYYFICNVAGHCLGGMKFAVAVAAPPPPPPPSPPPPALPLPPPPASSAGVSWIARRRPAWPELVQRRIPCLAVIGLLVLA; from the exons ATGGGAGGCACCTCGCTTTCATCCACCGGGGCAGCAgccaccctcctcctcgtcctccttgcAGCAGCTCTACGCCATGGCACCGGCGCGACGGAGTACACCGTAGGCGACTCCGCCGGGTGGACCATCGGCCCCAACTACCTCACCTGGTCGCAGAAGTACAACTTCACCGCCGGCGACACGCTCG TGTTCAACTACGTGGCGGCGCAGCACAACGTGTACCGGGTCACGCAGGACGCGTTCCGGACGTgcgagccgccggcggcgaaccAGACGATGGGGTCGTGGGAAACGGGCCGCGACCGCGTCGACCTCCCCGTGCCGGGGGACTACTACTTCATCTGCAACGTCGCGGGGCACTGCCTCGGGGGCATGAAGTTCGCCGtggccgtcgccgcgccgccccctccgccgccgccgtcgcctcccccgccggccctgccgctgccgccgccgcccgcgagctCGGCCGGCGTGTCGTGGATcgcacggcggcggcccgcgTGGCCGGAGCTGGTGCAGCGGCGGATTCCATGCCTCGCCGTGATCGGCCTGCTGGTTCTCGCTTGA